The following are encoded together in the Acetobacter vaccinii genome:
- the rpe gene encoding ribulose-phosphate 3-epimerase: protein MRPASCPLIAPSLLAADFTRLGEEVEAIANAGADWLHLDIMDGHFVPNISFGPSVVKALRPRTSLPFDVHLMIAPVDPYLEAFAQAGADQILIHIEAGPHTHRSLERIRSLGAKPGIVLCPATPPEAIAEVMDMVDVILVMTVNPGFGGQKFLHSQLAKISRLRDMIAQTGRDIRLAVDGGIDTTTAPLATKAGADVLIAGSAVYGKADYAAAINALRAH, encoded by the coding sequence ATGCGCCCAGCCTCCTGCCCCCTGATTGCCCCCAGCCTGCTTGCAGCCGACTTCACCCGTCTTGGGGAAGAGGTTGAGGCCATAGCAAACGCCGGGGCGGACTGGCTGCATCTGGACATTATGGATGGGCATTTTGTGCCCAATATTTCCTTCGGCCCGTCCGTGGTCAAAGCCCTGCGGCCCCGGACCTCCCTGCCGTTTGACGTGCACCTGATGATCGCCCCGGTGGACCCCTATCTGGAAGCTTTTGCCCAGGCTGGGGCGGACCAGATTCTGATCCATATCGAAGCCGGGCCACACACCCATCGCTCCCTTGAACGGATTCGCAGCCTGGGCGCCAAGCCCGGCATCGTGCTGTGCCCCGCCACACCGCCCGAAGCCATCGCAGAAGTGATGGACATGGTCGATGTCATCCTGGTCATGACCGTTAACCCAGGCTTTGGTGGCCAGAAGTTTCTGCACAGCCAACTGGCCAAGATCAGCCGCCTGCGGGACATGATTGCCCAGACCGGCCGTGACATTCGACTGGCTGTGGATGGGGGGATTGATACCACAACAGCCCCACTGGCAACCAAGGCCGGAGCGGATGTGCTGATTGCAGGCAGCGCAGTTTACGGCAAAGCTGATTACGCCGCAGCAATAAACGCATTGCGGGCACATTAG
- a CDS encoding heparinase II/III family protein yields the protein MPLRRWTRGARLIYAMRNPLGGFTRVPAAPSITLRDLWPGNAAIGERLVRNQTQYDGVTRSLHAGQWDDSAWPQSYRRWLQGFTWLRDLRELGAESARIKARTLVAQWMRLPPSERPVADPSITGARLAAWLGCYDFFAASADDTFRQNLMASLIMEARSIMTLLPEATQGCGTLTALKGLLATAVSLPDQPEFLTRYLRLIDPVLADQFHPDGGHYSRNPQDQFLAVRELAEMLYTLQAARLPLPTGLLEAANRAAPALRAMRHGDGGLALFNGSAEQDSQLIEHVLNRASRSRVVAAGLPDTGFVRMSSGHALVLADAAAPAPPGFDQNAHAGMLSFEFSSARQRLIVNCGSSMHPGWAGALRYPAAHSVLEMTGLSPLDFNPDGTVVRPPQVTRTHVTRDGAHWLEMTHNGYEHQGAGLYYRQLYLSRDGRSLRGEEQVRGAHSPLSLCIRFHLHPDIMVETTENGYLLHAEDESWLFQSDATISVEESVYLGKGTPTPTLQLVLTPPTPASPAPQPLSEPLEDPAPEQEQEDGAPVEHDAEQTRDDDITTAPPADLPLPLAEPLPPAIEAIPPPLVPAGLRPIHWALSLVND from the coding sequence ATGCCCCTGCGCCGATGGACCCGTGGAGCCCGCCTGATTTACGCCATGCGCAATCCGCTTGGCGGTTTTACCCGCGTGCCTGCGGCCCCCAGCATCACTCTGCGCGACCTGTGGCCCGGCAATGCCGCCATTGGCGAACGGCTTGTCCGCAATCAGACCCAGTACGACGGTGTCACCCGTAGCCTGCATGCCGGACAGTGGGATGACAGCGCGTGGCCTCAGTCCTACCGACGCTGGCTACAAGGCTTTACGTGGCTGCGGGACCTGCGCGAGCTTGGGGCGGAATCCGCCCGCATCAAGGCCCGTACCCTTGTTGCCCAATGGATGCGCCTGCCCCCTTCGGAGCGCCCCGTGGCAGACCCGTCCATTACCGGCGCGCGCCTTGCCGCCTGGTTGGGCTGTTATGATTTCTTTGCGGCTTCAGCGGACGACACATTCCGCCAGAACCTGATGGCCTCGCTGATCATGGAGGCCCGCTCGATCATGACCCTGCTGCCCGAGGCCACGCAGGGCTGCGGGACGCTGACTGCCCTGAAAGGGCTCCTGGCCACGGCGGTCTCCCTGCCCGACCAGCCCGAATTCCTGACCCGTTACCTGCGCCTGATAGACCCGGTGCTGGCAGACCAGTTCCACCCTGATGGCGGACATTATTCCCGCAACCCGCAGGACCAGTTTCTGGCCGTGCGGGAACTGGCGGAAATGCTCTACACCCTTCAGGCAGCCCGCCTGCCGCTGCCCACAGGCCTGCTGGAAGCCGCCAACCGGGCAGCCCCGGCCCTGCGCGCAATGCGCCATGGTGATGGAGGGTTGGCGCTGTTCAATGGCAGTGCGGAACAGGACAGCCAACTGATCGAGCATGTCCTCAACCGGGCATCACGCAGCAGGGTTGTGGCGGCGGGCCTGCCTGATACAGGCTTTGTACGCATGAGCAGCGGCCATGCCCTGGTGCTGGCCGACGCCGCAGCCCCTGCCCCACCCGGCTTTGACCAGAACGCCCATGCGGGCATGCTATCGTTTGAATTTTCATCCGCCCGACAGCGGCTGATCGTCAACTGCGGGTCCAGCATGCACCCCGGTTGGGCAGGGGCGCTGCGCTACCCCGCCGCGCATTCCGTTCTGGAAATGACAGGCCTGTCACCGCTGGACTTCAACCCGGATGGCACCGTTGTCAGGCCGCCGCAGGTCACCCGCACCCATGTCACGCGCGACGGCGCACATTGGCTGGAGATGACACATAACGGCTACGAACATCAGGGCGCTGGCCTGTATTACCGTCAGCTTTACCTGAGCCGTGATGGCCGGAGCCTGCGGGGGGAGGAACAGGTACGCGGTGCGCACTCGCCCCTGTCGCTTTGCATCCGCTTCCATCTACATCCTGACATCATGGTTGAAACAACCGAAAACGGCTATCTGCTGCATGCCGAGGACGAAAGCTGGCTGTTTCAGTCCGATGCCACCATCAGCGTGGAAGAAAGCGTTTATCTGGGCAAGGGCACACCCACCCCAACGCTGCAACTGGTCCTGACACCCCCTACCCCGGCGAGCCCCGCTCCCCAGCCGCTCTCCGAACCTCTTGAAGACCCGGCCCCCGAGCAGGAGCAGGAGGACGGTGCCCCAGTCGAGCATGATGCCGAACAGACGCGTGATGACGATATCACCACCGCGCCGCCAGCAGACCTCCCTCTCCCACTGGCGGAACCACTGCCACCCGCCATCGAGGCCATACCGCCCCCGCTTGTTCCCGCAGGCCTGCGGCCCATCCACTGGGCGCTGTCACTCGTCAATGACTAG
- a CDS encoding glycosyltransferase family 4 protein, with the protein MKILEVTNTDFALAHFVLPLMRALKANGHDVVGVCADGPLLAQARGEGFRVETPPLARNWSPTVQVRALIALVRLIRREKPDLLHAHMPISGILARIAARICNVPCIAYTCHGFLFNQPATPLPRRLLALVLELICGRMTHVYMTVSREEAQDARRLHIHPAPIAIGNGRDSRVFKPDATARLRIRQELGTAETTPVIIIVSRLVHHKGYLELLEAMTHVTAAELWIVGQRLPSDHGLDLAPALSKAQADMGTRLKCLGYRTDIPALLAAADIFTLPSHFEGLPMSVIEAMLCGLPVVSTDIRGPREQVVPGQTGLVVPPGAPKPLAQALSRLVHDLPSARQMGDRGRTRALALFEENQILNTVVTLLERRG; encoded by the coding sequence GTGAAAATTCTCGAAGTCACCAACACCGACTTCGCACTGGCGCATTTTGTGCTCCCGCTGATGCGCGCACTCAAGGCAAACGGGCATGATGTGGTTGGGGTCTGTGCAGATGGCCCCTTGCTGGCACAGGCCCGCGGGGAAGGCTTTCGGGTAGAAACACCCCCACTCGCCCGCAACTGGTCGCCCACCGTCCAAGTGCGTGCCCTAATTGCGCTGGTCAGGCTGATCCGGCGGGAGAAACCCGACCTGCTGCATGCCCACATGCCTATCAGCGGTATTCTCGCCCGGATTGCGGCCCGGATCTGCAACGTGCCCTGCATTGCCTATACCTGCCACGGGTTTTTGTTCAATCAGCCTGCAACACCACTGCCCCGCCGCCTTCTGGCTTTGGTGCTGGAACTGATCTGCGGCCGCATGACCCATGTTTACATGACGGTATCACGCGAAGAAGCACAGGATGCCCGCCGCCTGCATATTCACCCAGCCCCCATAGCCATTGGCAACGGGCGGGACAGCCGTGTTTTCAAACCCGATGCCACCGCCCGCCTACGGATACGGCAGGAGCTTGGCACGGCAGAGACAACGCCTGTCATCATCATTGTCTCACGCCTGGTGCATCACAAAGGGTATCTGGAACTACTGGAGGCCATGACCCACGTTACAGCGGCTGAACTCTGGATTGTGGGGCAGCGCCTGCCCTCCGACCATGGGCTAGACCTGGCACCGGCACTCAGCAAGGCGCAGGCGGATATGGGTACACGGCTGAAATGTCTGGGCTATCGCACCGACATTCCCGCCCTGCTGGCCGCTGCGGATATTTTTACACTGCCCAGCCATTTTGAAGGCCTGCCCATGTCGGTTATCGAGGCCATGCTCTGCGGGCTCCCAGTGGTCAGCACCGATATCCGTGGGCCGCGTGAGCAAGTTGTGCCGGGGCAGACCGGGCTTGTTGTGCCTCCGGGCGCTCCCAAGCCTCTGGCGCAAGCCCTGAGCAGGCTTGTCCACGACCTGCCATCCGCACGGCAGATGGGAGACAGAGGGCGCACACGCGCCCTTGCTCTCTTTGAGGAAAATCAGATCCTGAACACAGTCGTCACCCTGCTCGAACGCCGGGGCTGA
- the dnaQ gene encoding DNA polymerase III subunit epsilon, which yields MKRSVLFDTETTGLDPATGDRVIEIAALELVGDLPTGNKFHVVLDPERDVPEEATRVHGFTQADLQGKPKFADEVERFLAFIGDDQLIAHNARFDFGFLNAELRRAGYKPLDMGRMVDTLDMARTRFPGMPNSLDALCRRFGIDLSARTTHNALLDCTLLAEVYVELMGGRQHGLGLVADGGPAQIVTYDAPVTRTVVRVTPTAEELARHAEFVGKLKEPLWLG from the coding sequence ATGAAACGCTCAGTCCTGTTTGATACGGAAACCACAGGGCTGGACCCCGCGACAGGTGACCGCGTGATCGAAATTGCGGCGCTGGAACTGGTGGGTGACCTGCCAACAGGCAATAAGTTCCATGTCGTGCTGGACCCGGAGCGGGATGTGCCTGAGGAGGCCACACGCGTCCATGGCTTCACGCAGGCTGATTTGCAGGGTAAGCCCAAGTTTGCGGATGAGGTGGAGCGCTTTCTGGCCTTTATCGGGGATGACCAACTCATTGCCCATAATGCCCGCTTTGACTTTGGCTTTCTCAATGCCGAACTGCGCCGGGCAGGCTACAAGCCGCTGGATATGGGCCGCATGGTGGACACGCTGGACATGGCGCGCACGCGCTTTCCCGGCATGCCCAACAGTCTGGATGCTTTGTGCCGCCGCTTTGGCATAGATCTGTCCGCCCGTACCACCCACAACGCCCTGTTGGACTGCACCCTGCTGGCCGAGGTGTATGTTGAGCTGATGGGCGGCCGCCAGCATGGCTTGGGTCTGGTTGCCGATGGTGGCCCGGCCCAGATTGTAACCTACGATGCCCCGGTCACACGCACGGTTGTGCGCGTGACACCCACTGCCGAGGAACTGGCCCGCCACGCCGAATTTGTCGGGAAATTGAAAGAACCACTCTGGCTGGGGTAA
- the coaE gene encoding dephospho-CoA kinase (Dephospho-CoA kinase (CoaE) performs the final step in coenzyme A biosynthesis.): protein MKVLGLTGGMGMGKSTVAALFRRAGLPVFDADAEVLRLQSSPGPVLSAMERLVPGVVRDGSLDRAVLRQAVTANPALLRKLEAIIHPQVRAARARFLSRQRRAGTRWVVLDIPLLFETGGQKLCDRVLVVSAPRWVQARRVAARRGMPAPEARRLIARQMPDARRRLRADRVLQTGGSLYETRRQARQVLRSLQA, encoded by the coding sequence ATGAAGGTGCTGGGCCTGACAGGCGGCATGGGCATGGGTAAAAGCACGGTCGCGGCATTGTTCCGCCGTGCTGGCCTGCCTGTGTTTGATGCGGATGCCGAAGTGCTGCGGCTACAGTCCAGCCCTGGCCCGGTACTGTCGGCCATGGAGCGGCTTGTGCCAGGCGTGGTGCGTGATGGCAGTCTGGACCGTGCTGTCTTGCGGCAGGCCGTAACAGCAAATCCAGCCCTTTTGCGTAAGCTGGAAGCTATCATCCATCCGCAGGTTCGGGCTGCCCGCGCGCGTTTTCTGTCCCGGCAGCGGCGGGCGGGCACGCGGTGGGTCGTGCTGGATATTCCTCTGCTGTTTGAAACCGGGGGGCAGAAGCTGTGCGACCGTGTGCTGGTCGTGTCGGCCCCGCGCTGGGTACAGGCCCGCCGGGTGGCAGCCCGGCGGGGCATGCCAGCACCCGAGGCCCGCAGGCTGATAGCCCGCCAGATGCCCGATGCCCGGCGCAGGCTCAGGGCTGATCGTGTATTGCAAACGGGCGGGTCTTTGTATGAAACACGGCGGCAGGCGCGCCAGGTGTTAAGGAGTTTGCAGGCATGA
- a CDS encoding shikimate dehydrogenase: MKAPALTQAEQRITGRARLAGVLGWPVGHSRSPLLHNYWLRRYGVDGAYVPLPVKPEDFATAVQGLKAAGFRGANVTIPHKEAAYRIADVLDESARRAGAVNTLVFEADGSIRGLSTDGDGFVASLKAEGLKLARLDRHGGLAQPHALLLGAGGAARSIAAALQATGMRVSVTNRTRDRADALVEALPGLGVCPWEDWEKALGAYDLLVNTTSLGMEGGPDPAFCPSLKAAGRGLVVADIVYVPRKTPLLAEAERQGLQTLGGLGMLLHQARLGFLEWFGVNPEVDDATRDYVLRGGRS; encoded by the coding sequence ATGAAAGCCCCGGCACTGACCCAGGCAGAGCAGCGTATTACGGGCCGCGCACGGCTTGCGGGGGTGCTGGGCTGGCCGGTTGGCCACTCCCGCTCACCCCTGCTGCATAATTACTGGCTGCGGCGTTATGGGGTGGATGGCGCCTATGTGCCGCTGCCCGTCAAACCGGAGGACTTTGCTACCGCCGTACAGGGGCTGAAAGCGGCTGGTTTCCGGGGGGCTAATGTGACCATCCCGCATAAGGAGGCAGCCTATCGGATTGCCGATGTGCTGGACGAATCCGCGCGTCGTGCAGGCGCGGTCAACACGCTGGTGTTTGAGGCAGATGGGAGCATCCGTGGTCTCTCAACCGATGGCGATGGTTTTGTCGCCAGCCTGAAGGCGGAAGGTCTCAAGCTGGCGCGTCTGGACAGGCACGGTGGTCTGGCGCAGCCGCATGCCCTGCTGCTGGGGGCTGGGGGGGCTGCGCGTTCCATCGCGGCTGCCCTGCAGGCGACTGGCATGCGTGTGAGTGTGACCAACCGCACGCGCGACAGGGCCGATGCGCTTGTCGAGGCCCTGCCGGGGCTTGGGGTTTGCCCGTGGGAGGATTGGGAGAAAGCTCTTGGGGCTTACGACCTGCTGGTCAACACGACATCACTGGGTATGGAGGGCGGGCCTGATCCGGCGTTCTGCCCGTCTCTTAAGGCCGCAGGGCGCGGGCTTGTGGTCGCTGACATTGTCTACGTGCCGCGCAAAACGCCGTTGCTGGCTGAGGCCGAACGGCAGGGGCTGCAAACGCTGGGCGGCCTTGGCATGCTGTTGCATCAGGCACGGCTTGGGTTTTTGGAATGGTTTGGTGTCAACCCCGAGGTGGATGACGCCACGCGTGACTACGTGCTGCGTGGTGGCCGCAGTTAA
- a CDS encoding N-formylglutamate amidohydrolase, with amino-acid sequence MADSFVVHGRDGGGPFLLVSDHAGQAIPPDLAGLGLSEAERARHIGWDIGIDGMGRALAELLPAVLIEQIYSRLVIDCNRAPGHPTSIVRVSDETPVPGNHDLSDQQVAWRQQVILHPYHARIARALDERQAQNRPTVLVALHSFTPSMRGKARPWQAGILHNRDSRLAQIMLDLLRAEGLTVGDNEPYALTDTSDYTVPLHAEKRGLPYLEIEIRQDLIATPAGQAEWAQRLARLLPAAWQQFCHVYGEQP; translated from the coding sequence ATGGCGGACAGCTTTGTCGTGCATGGCAGGGACGGGGGTGGCCCCTTTCTGCTGGTCAGTGACCATGCGGGGCAGGCCATACCGCCTGATCTGGCAGGGCTGGGGCTGAGCGAGGCCGAACGGGCGCGCCATATCGGCTGGGACATTGGGATCGATGGCATGGGGCGGGCACTGGCGGAGCTGTTGCCCGCCGTGCTGATAGAACAGATCTATTCCCGCCTTGTCATTGACTGCAACCGTGCCCCCGGCCACCCGACCTCGATCGTGCGGGTGAGTGATGAAACACCGGTGCCCGGCAACCACGACCTGTCCGACCAGCAGGTGGCCTGGCGGCAGCAGGTTATCCTGCACCCGTATCATGCCCGTATTGCCCGAGCGCTGGACGAGCGGCAGGCTCAGAACAGGCCAACGGTGCTTGTGGCGCTGCACAGCTTTACGCCCTCCATGCGTGGTAAGGCACGACCATGGCAGGCGGGTATTTTGCACAATCGCGATTCCCGGCTGGCGCAGATCATGCTCGACCTGCTGCGTGCCGAGGGGCTGACGGTGGGCGATAATGAACCCTACGCCCTGACCGATACATCCGACTACACGGTGCCGCTCCATGCCGAAAAGCGAGGCTTACCGTATCTGGAAATTGAAATCCGCCAGGACCTGATAGCCACCCCGGCAGGGCAGGCAGAATGGGCGCAACGTCTGGCCCGACTGCTGCCTGCCGCCTGGCAGCAGTTCTGCCACGTGTATGGAGAACAGCCATGA
- the argH gene encoding argininosuccinate lyase yields MSPNSQNTTEKASTDNANAQWGGRFAGGPSEIMQAINASISFDKALWRQDIRGSLAHAAMLAHVGIISSSDETAIRDGLTGIGAEIEAGTFTFSEALEDIHMNIEARLSERIGEAGKRLHTGRSRNDQVATDFRLWVRDAIDGLDQQAASLMRALALRAQEHAADPMPGFTHLQTAQPVTFGHHLMAYVEMLARDRGRLADTRRRLNECPLGSAALAGTSFPIDRAMTAQTLGFDRPTANSLDAVSDRDFALEYLSALSIMAMHLSRLAEEIVIWCSSPFSFIRLSDAFTTGSSIMPQKRNPDAAELIRAKTGRITGSLVGLLTVMKGLPLAYAKDMQEDKEPVFAATDAAALSLAAMDGMVRDMQANTAQMRALAGSGYSTATDIADWLVRVLKVPFRTAHHVTGRLVAKAEEKNIGLAELTLEDMQAEEPGITPDIYSVLTVDASIASRTSLGGTAADNVRAQAQRWLATLADTQA; encoded by the coding sequence ATGTCTCCGAACAGCCAGAACACCACGGAAAAAGCCAGCACGGACAACGCCAACGCCCAGTGGGGTGGGCGCTTCGCCGGTGGGCCGTCGGAGATCATGCAGGCCATCAATGCCTCCATCAGCTTTGACAAGGCGCTGTGGCGGCAGGATATTCGCGGGTCTTTGGCACACGCGGCCATGCTGGCGCATGTTGGCATCATCTCCAGCAGTGACGAAACCGCCATCCGTGACGGGCTGACCGGCATCGGGGCCGAGATCGAGGCTGGCACCTTTACCTTTTCCGAGGCGCTGGAAGATATTCACATGAATATCGAAGCCCGCCTGTCCGAACGGATTGGCGAGGCAGGTAAGCGCCTGCACACCGGTCGTTCCCGCAATGACCAGGTTGCAACCGACTTCCGCCTGTGGGTGCGTGACGCCATTGACGGACTGGACCAGCAGGCTGCATCGCTCATGCGCGCTCTGGCCCTGCGGGCTCAGGAGCATGCGGCAGACCCCATGCCCGGCTTTACCCACCTGCAGACAGCCCAGCCCGTCACCTTTGGCCACCACCTGATGGCTTATGTTGAAATGCTGGCCCGTGACCGTGGCCGCCTGGCGGACACCCGCCGCCGCCTGAACGAATGCCCTCTGGGGTCAGCCGCCCTGGCGGGCACCTCCTTCCCCATCGACCGGGCCATGACTGCCCAGACCCTGGGGTTTGACCGGCCGACCGCCAACTCGCTCGACGCCGTATCCGACCGCGATTTCGCGCTTGAATACCTGTCTGCCCTGTCCATTATGGCCATGCACCTGTCGCGGCTGGCGGAAGAAATCGTTATCTGGTGTTCTTCCCCCTTCTCTTTCATACGGCTGTCGGACGCGTTTACAACGGGTTCCTCCATCATGCCGCAAAAGCGCAACCCCGATGCGGCGGAGCTGATCCGCGCCAAGACAGGCCGTATTACCGGCAGTCTGGTCGGGCTGCTGACAGTCATGAAAGGGCTGCCCCTGGCCTATGCCAAGGACATGCAGGAAGACAAAGAACCCGTTTTTGCCGCAACCGACGCCGCTGCCCTCAGCCTTGCGGCCATGGACGGCATGGTGCGCGACATGCAGGCCAACACAGCGCAGATGCGCGCCCTGGCCGGGTCTGGCTATTCCACCGCGACCGATATTGCGGACTGGCTGGTACGTGTTCTCAAGGTGCCGTTCCGCACGGCCCACCACGTGACCGGCCGCCTTGTCGCCAAGGCTGAAGAAAAGAACATCGGCCTGGCCGAGCTGACACTGGAAGACATGCAGGCTGAAGAGCCCGGCATTACGCCAGACATCTACTCAGTCCTGACGGTTGATGCCTCCATTGCCTCGCGCACCAGCCTGGGTGGCACGGCAGCGGACAATGTGCGGGCGCAGGCACAACGCTGGCTGGCCACGCTTGCGGATACGCAGGCATGA
- the lysA gene encoding diaminopimelate decarboxylase, with translation MADTAPPTDADPTLAELLATHPHLQTDPTCGLVFEGVALNAIADAVGTPCWVMGAGTLRHRLRRMQAAMQAAGLNVGIHYAVKANDHTAVLSLIGEEGHGADIVSGGELARTQRAGIAAGRVVFSGVGKTDAELEQAISLGVGQINVESAEELAIISAIASRLGRTAKVALRVNPDVDAKTHAKITTGLAANKFGIPFADAAALYAHAASLPGVQPVGFATHIGSQILTAAPYRAAYARVATLVRSVRDSGLSVEVVDCGGGLGISYRTEAEGQPEALAGAIRAELGDLGVRLAIEPGRWLAGPAGVLLSSVILRKEQGMAAPFLVLDSAMNELLRPSMYDAWHGILPLAPQAFSQPTELAHVVGPVCESGDTFARDRLLPRLERGARVAILDTGAYGSVMSSTYNSRPLAAQVLVEDGRWKVIRHRQTVEELWQDETMPSHLAGHA, from the coding sequence ATGGCTGACACTGCCCCCCCTACCGACGCCGATCCCACACTGGCAGAACTGCTGGCCACCCACCCCCACCTCCAGACCGACCCTACCTGTGGGCTGGTGTTTGAAGGGGTTGCCCTTAATGCCATTGCCGATGCCGTAGGCACCCCCTGCTGGGTTATGGGGGCTGGCACCCTGCGGCACCGGCTGCGCCGGATGCAGGCCGCCATGCAGGCCGCGGGGCTGAATGTGGGCATCCATTACGCCGTCAAAGCCAACGACCACACTGCCGTGCTGTCCCTGATCGGGGAAGAAGGGCACGGGGCGGATATTGTCAGCGGGGGTGAGTTGGCCCGGACTCAAAGAGCCGGTATTGCAGCCGGGCGTGTTGTCTTTTCCGGCGTTGGCAAGACCGATGCCGAGCTTGAGCAGGCCATCAGCCTTGGCGTTGGGCAGATCAACGTGGAAAGTGCTGAAGAGCTGGCAATCATTTCCGCCATTGCTTCACGCCTGGGGCGGACAGCCAAGGTCGCACTCCGGGTCAACCCCGATGTGGACGCCAAGACCCACGCCAAGATTACAACCGGACTGGCTGCCAACAAATTTGGCATTCCCTTTGCCGATGCCGCAGCCCTGTACGCTCATGCCGCCAGCCTGCCGGGCGTTCAGCCTGTCGGCTTTGCCACCCATATTGGCAGCCAGATCCTGACTGCAGCCCCTTACCGCGCCGCATACGCCCGTGTTGCCACGCTGGTACGCAGCGTGCGCGACAGCGGCCTGAGCGTCGAAGTCGTAGACTGTGGCGGTGGGCTTGGCATTTCCTACCGCACCGAGGCCGAAGGCCAGCCCGAAGCTCTGGCAGGTGCCATCCGTGCGGAACTTGGCGACCTTGGCGTGCGTCTGGCGATCGAACCCGGCCGCTGGCTGGCCGGACCTGCGGGAGTGCTGCTGAGCAGCGTCATCCTGCGCAAGGAGCAGGGCATGGCCGCCCCATTCCTGGTGCTGGACAGCGCCATGAACGAACTGCTGCGCCCCAGCATGTATGATGCCTGGCACGGTATTCTCCCCCTGGCTCCGCAGGCGTTCAGCCAGCCAACGGAACTGGCCCATGTTGTCGGCCCCGTGTGTGAAAGTGGGGACACCTTTGCGCGTGACCGCCTGCTGCCCCGACTGGAACGTGGTGCCCGGGTGGCCATACTGGACACCGGTGCCTACGGGTCTGTCATGAGTTCGACCTACAACAGTCGCCCTCTGGCCGCGCAGGTTCTGGTTGAAGACGGACGCTGGAAGGTGATACGCCACAGACAGACAGTGGAGGAACTGTGGCAGGATGAAACAATGCCTTCCCACCTTGCCGGACACGCATGA